Proteins from a genomic interval of Geodermatophilus obscurus DSM 43160:
- a CDS encoding S9 family peptidase, whose amino-acid sequence MLAELIRARSTAALDSDGERLLLRTDATGVDQLAEWHAGVHRHLPAVDDRVITARYRPGHRQAVVEADTDGDERSRLWLLDLDAPAGRDRSTPRALTARSGAVDRLAGVSPDGGTVAVLSNRRDPVAFDVWLLDLDSGAQRLLHRSGSWCQPAPGFSADGHWLSILRPGPRPMDNDLVLLDVATGEQRVVLPHADEAAVVGAPAWVDATTLVVSSNVGRDHSALVRVDLATDEAAVVYARDRDVAGWTSPDGTRLLAVGNVDGASVGELLDARTLAPLGRLRLPDPDAVVAWSHLLPDPLVGNDGSVVVTCTSPVMPPGVWRLDPGAPPHRLTGARLDVEPRLLRRPERHAVTSADGVTVPLQLYRPDSTAGAAPPVVVLLHGGPEGQSQPVFSPVVQALVARGYAVAVPNVRGSTGYGKRYYGLDDTTRRLDTLLDLAAVHSWLPGAGLDGARAALWGTSYGGYLVLAGCAFQPELWGAGVDIVGISDLVTFLERTAGYRRAHREREYGALATDREFLAAASPLRRADAIRAPLFVVHGAQDPRVPLGEAEQLVTAVRSRGVPCELLVYDDEGHGLARLANRLDAHPRAMAFLDRVLRPGGRREDG is encoded by the coding sequence GTGCTGGCTGAGCTGATCCGGGCCCGCTCGACCGCCGCCCTCGACAGCGACGGCGAGCGCCTGCTGCTGCGCACCGATGCGACGGGTGTGGACCAGCTCGCCGAGTGGCACGCGGGGGTGCACCGCCACCTCCCGGCCGTGGACGACCGGGTGATCACGGCGCGCTACCGGCCCGGGCACCGGCAGGCGGTCGTCGAGGCCGACACCGACGGCGACGAGCGCAGCCGGCTGTGGCTGCTGGACCTCGACGCTCCGGCCGGTCGCGACCGGTCGACGCCCCGCGCCCTCACCGCCCGCTCCGGCGCCGTGGACCGCCTGGCCGGGGTCAGCCCGGACGGCGGCACCGTGGCGGTGCTGTCCAACCGCCGGGACCCCGTCGCCTTCGACGTCTGGCTGCTCGACCTCGACAGCGGCGCGCAGCGACTCCTGCACCGGAGCGGGAGCTGGTGCCAGCCGGCCCCCGGCTTCTCCGCGGACGGCCACTGGTTGTCGATCCTGCGCCCCGGACCGCGGCCGATGGACAACGACCTGGTGCTCCTCGACGTCGCGACCGGCGAGCAGCGCGTGGTGCTCCCCCACGCCGATGAGGCAGCCGTGGTCGGCGCTCCGGCCTGGGTGGACGCGACGACCCTGGTCGTGAGCAGCAACGTGGGGCGGGACCACTCCGCCCTCGTCCGCGTCGACCTCGCCACCGACGAGGCCGCCGTCGTGTACGCACGGGACCGGGACGTCGCCGGCTGGACCAGCCCGGACGGCACGAGACTGCTGGCGGTGGGCAACGTCGACGGGGCGAGCGTCGGCGAACTGCTCGACGCCCGCACCCTCGCCCCTCTCGGCCGGCTGCGGCTCCCCGACCCCGATGCCGTCGTGGCCTGGAGCCACCTGCTGCCCGACCCACTCGTCGGGAACGACGGCAGCGTCGTCGTCACCTGCACCTCGCCGGTGATGCCACCCGGGGTCTGGCGGCTGGACCCCGGCGCGCCGCCGCACCGGCTCACCGGGGCTCGGCTCGACGTCGAGCCGAGGCTGCTGCGGCGCCCCGAGCGCCACGCGGTGACGAGTGCTGACGGCGTGACCGTGCCGTTGCAGCTGTACCGGCCCGACAGCACCGCCGGGGCGGCGCCGCCGGTGGTCGTCCTGCTGCACGGCGGACCCGAGGGGCAGTCGCAGCCCGTCTTCTCCCCCGTCGTCCAGGCGCTCGTGGCGCGTGGCTACGCGGTCGCGGTCCCCAACGTCCGGGGGTCCACCGGCTACGGCAAGCGCTACTACGGCCTCGACGACACCACCCGCCGCCTGGACACGCTCCTCGACCTCGCCGCCGTCCACTCCTGGCTGCCCGGCGCCGGACTGGACGGGGCTCGCGCGGCGCTGTGGGGTACCTCCTACGGCGGTTACCTGGTGCTCGCCGGTTGTGCCTTCCAGCCCGAGCTGTGGGGCGCCGGCGTCGACATCGTGGGGATCAGTGACCTCGTCACCTTCCTCGAGCGGACGGCCGGCTACCGGCGGGCCCACCGCGAGCGGGAGTACGGCGCCCTCGCCACCGACCGCGAGTTCCTCGCCGCTGCCTCGCCGCTGCGCCGGGCCGACGCGATCCGCGCACCGCTCTTCGTCGTCCACGGCGCCCAGGACCCACGGGTCCCGCTGGGTGAGGCCGAGCAACTGGTGACCGCGGTGCGGAGCCGCGGCGTCCCCTGCGAGCTGCTGGTCTACGACGACGAAGGCCACGGCCTCGCCAGGCTCGCCAATCGACTGGACGCCCATCCCCGCGCGATGGCCTTCCTCGACCGGGTCCTGCGACCCGGAGGGCGCCGGGAGGACGGTTGA
- a CDS encoding YihY/virulence factor BrkB family protein — translation MALARDDGHAPQAAERGHGLQASDADSPRRITAAGWRRILRRVAGHVLSDRLMVQAAGVAFFAVLSIAPVLVTAISVYGAVNTPEQAVQQLSGVAGMLPADLQSVVADQLTTITAASTQVLTWRGLTGLVVALWTATTAMTYLIDGLTLAYHETETRGFLRRSGLALVFVLGGALLLGAVIAAAGAASRALAEVPGPVRTVLPVVSWAALAALVTVVLAVLYRYAPDRREARWRWITGGSAIATLLWLATTAGLFAYVERLGSYQSTYGSLAGVAISMFWLWTTVFLVIVGAAVNAETERQTARDSTVGPEQPLGERGAVVADSAPPLPGEG, via the coding sequence ATGGCGTTGGCTCGGGACGACGGGCACGCTCCGCAGGCAGCGGAGCGAGGACACGGTCTCCAGGCGAGCGACGCGGACTCGCCCCGCAGGATCACCGCCGCGGGCTGGCGCCGCATCCTCCGGCGCGTCGCGGGGCACGTGCTGAGCGACCGCCTCATGGTGCAGGCCGCGGGCGTGGCCTTCTTCGCCGTCCTGTCGATCGCCCCGGTGCTGGTGACGGCGATCTCGGTCTACGGCGCCGTCAACACGCCGGAGCAGGCGGTCCAGCAGCTGTCGGGCGTGGCGGGGATGCTGCCCGCCGACCTCCAGTCGGTGGTGGCCGACCAGCTCACGACGATCACGGCCGCCTCCACCCAGGTGCTCACCTGGCGCGGCCTCACCGGCCTCGTGGTGGCGCTGTGGACGGCGACGACCGCCATGACCTACCTCATCGACGGCTTGACCCTCGCCTACCACGAGACCGAGACGCGGGGGTTCCTGCGTCGCAGCGGACTCGCGCTCGTGTTCGTGCTGGGCGGTGCGCTCCTCCTCGGCGCCGTGATCGCCGCGGCCGGCGCAGCCTCCCGGGCGCTGGCCGAGGTCCCTGGACCGGTCCGCACCGTCCTGCCCGTGGTGTCCTGGGCGGCACTCGCCGCCCTCGTGACCGTGGTGCTCGCCGTCCTGTACCGGTACGCACCCGACAGGAGGGAGGCCCGCTGGCGGTGGATCACCGGAGGCTCGGCCATCGCGACGCTGCTCTGGCTGGCCACCACGGCGGGACTCTTCGCCTACGTCGAGCGCCTCGGCAGCTACCAGTCGACGTACGGGTCCCTCGCCGGCGTGGCGATCAGCATGTTCTGGCTGTGGACGACGGTCTTCCTGGTCATCGTGGGCGCGGCTGTGAACGCCGAGACCGAACGTCAGACCGCCCGTGACTCGACGGTCGGGCCCGAGCAGCCGCTGGGTGAGCGGGGAGCGGTCGTGGCGGACAGCGCGCCACCCCTCCCGGGTGAGGGATGA
- a CDS encoding cytochrome P450 yields the protein MDEPVRSAVRWAATHGAMRVAIRARARAGNPDAQVMTDPALRADPYAHYERLRTAAPLADGALGRVSVHHDVCTDVLRSEDFGQIGAYRTDRLPPVLRLALRLAGPRPSVSPIDPPSMVAVDPPEHTRYRRLVSRAFSARAVAGLRERTRQIADELLDELEGEAAAQDGQVDLAARYASLLPVTVISEMLGVPVAMREQFLAWGDRAAPVLDMGLDWSTHRDVERSLGELDSWWRGHLQQLRRDPGADLLSALVTTVDDDGGGLTETELRATAALVVGAGFETTVNLIGNGAALLFAHPDQRRLLAEDPSLWPNAVDEVLRVDPPVQRTGRRARRSTTVHGVPVAEGEWLILLLAAADRDPRVFSDPHVFDVTRPNARDHLAFGSGIHFCLGAALARMEGEVALQALFERFPGLGPAGPGRRRGTVILRGHESLPVVLGSSTSHTRSASGMSRPGQEPIGTSPA from the coding sequence ATGGACGAACCGGTGCGCAGTGCGGTCCGCTGGGCCGCCACCCACGGAGCGATGCGGGTGGCGATCCGGGCACGAGCCCGCGCGGGCAACCCGGACGCCCAGGTGATGACCGACCCGGCCCTCCGCGCGGACCCGTACGCGCACTACGAACGGCTGCGGACGGCGGCCCCCCTCGCCGACGGGGCCCTGGGCCGCGTCAGCGTCCACCACGACGTGTGCACCGACGTCCTGCGCAGCGAGGACTTCGGGCAGATCGGTGCGTACCGGACCGACCGGCTCCCGCCGGTGTTGCGGCTGGCGCTGCGGCTGGCCGGGCCCCGGCCGAGCGTGAGCCCCATCGACCCGCCGTCGATGGTCGCCGTCGACCCGCCCGAGCACACCCGCTACCGCCGGCTGGTCAGCCGGGCGTTCAGCGCCCGGGCCGTCGCCGGGCTGCGCGAGCGCACCCGTCAGATCGCCGACGAGCTCCTCGACGAGCTGGAGGGCGAGGCCGCAGCGCAGGACGGGCAGGTGGACCTCGCCGCCCGCTACGCCAGCCTGCTGCCGGTCACGGTCATCTCGGAGATGCTCGGCGTCCCGGTGGCGATGCGCGAGCAGTTCCTCGCCTGGGGCGACCGCGCCGCGCCGGTCCTGGACATGGGCCTGGACTGGTCGACCCACCGCGACGTCGAGCGCAGCCTCGGCGAGCTCGACTCCTGGTGGCGCGGGCACCTGCAGCAGCTGCGCCGGGACCCGGGCGCGGACCTGCTGTCCGCCCTGGTCACCACGGTCGACGACGACGGTGGCGGCCTCACCGAGACCGAGCTGCGGGCCACGGCCGCGCTGGTCGTCGGCGCCGGGTTCGAGACCACCGTCAACCTCATCGGCAACGGGGCCGCCCTGCTGTTCGCCCATCCCGACCAGCGCCGGCTGCTCGCCGAGGACCCGTCGCTGTGGCCGAACGCGGTCGACGAGGTCCTCCGCGTCGACCCCCCGGTGCAGCGGACCGGACGCCGGGCCAGGCGGTCCACCACCGTCCACGGGGTCCCCGTCGCCGAGGGCGAGTGGCTGATCCTCCTGCTCGCCGCGGCAGACCGGGACCCGCGGGTGTTCTCCGATCCGCACGTCTTCGACGTGACGCGCCCCAACGCGCGCGACCACCTCGCCTTCGGCAGCGGCATCCACTTCTGCCTCGGCGCCGCGCTCGCGCGGATGGAGGGCGAGGTCGCGCTGCAGGCGCTGTTCGAGCGGTTCCCCGGCCTCGGCCCCGCGGGTCCCGGACGTCGCCGCGGCACGGTCATCCTGCGCGGTCACGAGTCCCTGCCCGTGGTCCTCGGGTCCAGCACCTCGCACACCCGGTCCGCGTCAGGCATGAGCCGGCCCGGCCAGGAGCCGATCGGGACGAGTCCCGCCTGA
- a CDS encoding S8 family peptidase has protein sequence MWSRSGKRGAGKAVGVLSVSFAMVLGTSTTATGAPGDAAAPQSPASAADEYIVAFDGAPETAAAAIAAAGGTVTDLTEQVGVALVTSTDGAFLDDVRARGGIRGAARNHSVGTARPGMPHRFAEERPVADRAGGSGSADRPLHGGPDAEPLADRQWNMQMIGATADAAHREATGKGVDVGIIDTGVDATHPDLAPNFDPQRSRNFTTDIPEVDGPCEFESCVDPADVDDNGHGTHVAGIVAADDNDFGVGGVAPDATLVNVRAGNDSGYFFLYETVKALVYAGDIRLDVVNMSFFTDPWLYNCASRDEYIEGDVTDEELAQQRLIRELVLGAVTYAHGRGVTLVGAAGNEHQDLAAPTRYDETSPDFPPDAARPRTVENTCLNVPSEAPEVVSVSAVGPSRTKADYSNYGLGDVEIAAPGGWLRDLVGTPAFQTPGNLVLSSYPLDVAIEQGLADPNGDPVDELSVEYCDENGVCGFYTYLQGTSIASPHVAGVAALIIEDQGRSGRDGRALDPAVVADVLAASAEDHACPAGGVEVYTDEGRTPDFNAVCEGTTDENGLYGEGIVDAAAAVQDR, from the coding sequence ATGTGGTCACGGTCTGGAAAGCGCGGTGCCGGCAAGGCGGTCGGAGTCCTCTCGGTCTCGTTCGCGATGGTGCTCGGGACGTCGACGACCGCGACCGGGGCTCCGGGAGACGCTGCCGCCCCCCAATCGCCGGCGTCCGCCGCCGACGAGTACATCGTCGCCTTCGACGGCGCCCCCGAAACCGCGGCTGCCGCGATCGCGGCCGCAGGCGGCACCGTCACGGACCTGACCGAGCAGGTCGGTGTCGCGCTGGTCACCTCCACCGACGGGGCCTTCCTCGACGACGTGCGCGCACGTGGGGGGATCCGCGGGGCCGCACGGAACCACTCCGTCGGCACCGCACGGCCGGGCATGCCTCACCGCTTCGCCGAGGAGCGACCGGTGGCGGATCGAGCGGGCGGGTCCGGCTCCGCCGACCGGCCATTGCACGGGGGGCCCGACGCCGAGCCGCTGGCGGACCGGCAGTGGAACATGCAGATGATCGGGGCGACGGCCGACGCTGCCCACCGCGAGGCGACCGGCAAGGGAGTCGACGTCGGGATCATCGACACCGGTGTCGACGCCACGCACCCCGACCTCGCCCCGAACTTCGACCCCCAGCGGTCGCGGAACTTCACGACCGACATCCCCGAGGTCGACGGTCCCTGCGAGTTCGAGAGCTGTGTCGACCCGGCCGACGTGGACGACAACGGGCACGGAACGCACGTGGCCGGCATCGTCGCGGCCGACGACAACGACTTCGGTGTCGGAGGCGTGGCCCCGGACGCAACACTCGTCAACGTGCGGGCCGGGAACGACTCCGGCTACTTCTTCCTGTACGAGACGGTCAAGGCGCTGGTGTACGCCGGCGACATCCGCCTCGACGTCGTCAACATGAGCTTCTTCACCGATCCGTGGCTGTACAACTGCGCGTCGCGGGACGAGTACATCGAGGGCGACGTGACCGACGAGGAGCTCGCCCAGCAGCGGCTCATCCGCGAGCTGGTGCTGGGCGCGGTGACCTATGCCCATGGTCGCGGGGTCACGCTCGTCGGGGCCGCGGGCAACGAGCACCAGGACCTGGCCGCGCCGACCCGGTACGACGAGACGAGCCCTGACTTCCCGCCCGACGCCGCGCGGCCGCGAACGGTGGAGAACACCTGCCTGAACGTGCCGAGCGAGGCACCGGAGGTCGTCTCGGTGTCGGCAGTGGGCCCGTCGAGGACCAAGGCGGACTACTCCAACTACGGGCTGGGTGACGTCGAGATCGCCGCCCCGGGTGGCTGGCTCCGCGACCTCGTCGGCACGCCGGCCTTCCAGACGCCGGGGAACCTGGTCCTGTCGTCGTACCCGCTGGACGTGGCGATCGAGCAAGGCCTGGCCGACCCGAACGGCGACCCGGTCGACGAGCTCTCCGTCGAGTACTGCGACGAGAACGGCGTGTGCGGCTTCTACACCTACCTGCAGGGCACGTCGATCGCGTCGCCCCACGTCGCCGGTGTGGCCGCCTTGATCATCGAGGACCAGGGCCGCTCCGGTCGCGACGGACGCGCCCTCGACCCTGCAGTGGTGGCCGACGTCCTCGCCGCCTCCGCGGAAGACCACGCCTGCCCCGCGGGTGGGGTCGAGGTCTACACCGACGAGGGCCGGACCCCTGACTTCAACGCCGTGTGCGAGGGCACGACCGACGAGAACGGCCTGTACGGCGAGGGGATCGTCGACGCGGCGGCGGCAGTGCAGGACCGGTGA
- a CDS encoding MsnO8 family LLM class oxidoreductase encodes MRLSLLDRSRTRAGHPEGAALTHTVERAVAAERLGYHRFWVAEHHGVPGVASGAPAVLLAAVGAHTARIRLGSGGVMLPHHQPIVVAEQFLMLAGLYPGRIDLGLGRSLGFTPPVRRALRRSVDEPDTFADDVVELRSYLERTAPVTAHPVPEAPVPLFVLATGRGIEVAARIGLPVVLGGPVLDQPDLGDLLAAYRRDFRAHRDGRPHVTVSLDVLVADTDAEARELALPEVWAMVRSRRTGVFDVLEPVAAIRDQRWDDRVAGRVEQALDAVTTGSPETVRRRLEQLADRTGADELLATGATYDRAALAASDASLAALLT; translated from the coding sequence GTGAGGCTCTCGCTGCTCGACCGCTCCCGGACCCGCGCCGGCCACCCCGAGGGGGCTGCGCTGACGCACACCGTGGAGCGGGCGGTCGCGGCGGAGCGGCTCGGTTACCACCGGTTCTGGGTGGCCGAGCACCACGGCGTGCCCGGTGTCGCGTCGGGAGCACCGGCGGTGCTGCTGGCAGCGGTCGGTGCGCACACGGCGAGGATCCGGCTCGGGTCGGGCGGGGTGATGCTGCCGCACCACCAGCCCATCGTCGTGGCCGAGCAGTTCCTGATGCTCGCCGGGCTGTACCCGGGCCGGATCGACCTCGGCCTGGGCCGCTCGCTCGGCTTCACCCCGCCCGTACGCCGCGCTCTCCGCCGCTCCGTCGACGAGCCGGACACCTTCGCCGACGACGTCGTCGAGCTCCGCAGCTACCTCGAGCGGACCGCACCGGTCACCGCGCACCCGGTTCCCGAGGCACCGGTCCCGCTCTTCGTGCTCGCCACCGGCCGCGGGATCGAGGTCGCCGCCCGCATCGGGCTCCCGGTCGTGCTGGGTGGCCCGGTGCTCGACCAGCCCGACCTGGGGGACCTGCTCGCGGCCTACCGCCGCGACTTCCGTGCACATCGGGATGGTCGTCCGCACGTCACGGTCTCGCTCGACGTGCTCGTCGCCGACACCGATGCGGAGGCCCGCGAGCTGGCGCTCCCCGAGGTGTGGGCGATGGTCCGCTCGCGGCGCACCGGCGTCTTCGACGTCCTCGAGCCGGTGGCGGCCATCCGCGACCAGCGCTGGGACGACCGGGTCGCCGGCCGGGTCGAGCAGGCCCTCGACGCCGTCACCACCGGCAGCCCGGAGACGGTCCGCCGCCGCCTCGAGCAGCTCGCCGACCGCACCGGTGCCGACGAACTGCTCGCCACGGGCGCCACCTACGACCGCGCGGCGCTCGCCGCCTCCGACGCCTCGCTCGCGGCGCTGCTGACCTGA
- a CDS encoding DUF4032 domain-containing protein, whose translation MRFVFSPPAEAAADLVTLPWDTPLSQWTDDRIVEIPQHGRSRHVVRFVAEAGRVFAVKELPEQPARREYEVLRRLQELGIPAVEVIGVVVDRPGDQEAVLVTRFLDYSSSFLALFANPRGVQLIDRVMNAQVELLVRLHLAGIVWGDCSLANTLFRFDAGTLAAYLVDAETGEVHERLTQRQRDHDTDVAYARVVGELTDLRTSGALAEDLDPALAAADLVARYEQLWAELTSEKVMPRDEQQFRVAERIRRLQDLGFDVGEMELVDDPTGGSRLRLATRVAEPGTCRRALFTRTGLDVREKQARRLLADIASYRAGLEQVEEGPVSETAAAIRWLTELYLPTIAAIPAHLRSRLDAAEVFHEILEHRWFLSEAAGRDVGMQAAVRDYVDRVLSTVSGDLVTPTPRTADQDLAPR comes from the coding sequence ATGCGCTTCGTGTTCAGCCCTCCTGCCGAGGCGGCGGCCGATCTGGTGACCCTGCCCTGGGACACCCCGCTCTCGCAGTGGACCGACGACCGGATCGTCGAGATCCCGCAGCACGGTCGCTCCCGCCACGTCGTCCGGTTCGTGGCCGAGGCCGGACGGGTGTTCGCGGTCAAGGAGCTGCCCGAGCAGCCCGCCCGTCGGGAGTACGAGGTGCTGCGCCGACTGCAGGAGCTGGGCATCCCGGCGGTCGAGGTCATCGGCGTCGTCGTCGACCGTCCCGGCGACCAGGAGGCGGTGCTCGTCACCCGTTTCCTGGACTACTCGTCGTCCTTCCTCGCCCTGTTCGCCAACCCACGGGGCGTGCAGCTGATCGACCGGGTGATGAACGCCCAGGTCGAGCTGTTGGTCCGCCTCCACCTCGCAGGCATCGTGTGGGGCGACTGTTCGCTGGCCAACACCCTGTTCCGGTTCGACGCCGGGACGCTGGCCGCCTACCTCGTGGATGCCGAGACGGGGGAGGTGCACGAGCGACTCACCCAACGCCAGCGAGACCACGACACGGATGTCGCCTATGCGCGGGTCGTCGGCGAACTGACGGACCTGCGGACGAGCGGCGCCCTGGCCGAGGACCTCGACCCGGCTCTCGCGGCGGCCGACCTGGTGGCGCGTTACGAGCAGCTGTGGGCGGAGTTGACCAGCGAGAAGGTGATGCCACGCGACGAGCAGCAGTTCCGCGTCGCCGAGCGCATCCGCAGGCTCCAGGACCTGGGGTTCGACGTCGGCGAGATGGAGCTGGTCGACGACCCGACCGGCGGCAGCCGGCTGCGCCTGGCCACCCGCGTCGCAGAGCCCGGAACCTGCCGGCGGGCGCTGTTCACCCGGACCGGGCTGGACGTGCGGGAGAAGCAGGCCCGCCGCCTCCTCGCCGACATCGCGAGCTACCGGGCCGGGCTCGAACAGGTGGAGGAGGGCCCGGTCTCGGAGACCGCGGCCGCCATCCGCTGGCTGACCGAGCTGTACCTGCCGACCATCGCCGCCATCCCCGCGCACCTGCGCAGCCGGCTCGACGCCGCCGAGGTCTTCCACGAGATCCTCGAGCACCGGTGGTTCCTGTCCGAGGCGGCCGGCCGAGACGTCGGAATGCAGGCCGCGGTGCGGGACTACGTCGACCGTGTGCTGTCGACGGTGTCCGGGGACCTGGTGACGCCGACGCCACGGACCGCCGACCAGGACCTCGCGCCCCGGTGA
- a CDS encoding peroxidase family protein, with amino-acid sequence MTRTSTTEPPRSRVAGNGAPRTTAQPGAATPAGGYRPGLPWRVYRAAAQALDRVVGWDRLPVPLGLAVIAGLRDALRRHNLHDTGTLPTTQPPAVPPFDPQVLTSRTVDGSYNDLAVPSAGMAGSRFGRNVPLVAAGRPAPAEVVEPSPREVSRQLMTRDELIPARSVNALVAPWLQWMIRDWFSHGKSPTEDPWRVELADDDPWPERPMLIMRTPEDPTRPDTSSPRTSVNTCTHWWDASQIYGVTAEQQREARTFEGGKLRVEADGMLPTPRSNHPVLEEPGFWLGLVPLQTLFTREHNAVCDMLTDEFPAWGDEQLFQRARLVVAALTAKIHTVEWTPAVISHPTTAAALRANWWGLAGERLSTVFGRLSDSELVSGIPGSPTRDYGVPYSLTEEFTAVYRMHPLMPDLFDLRSHEDDRRYRAEPYSLRELAGPGSLALLDTVPVADLLYSFGTEHPGLVTLHNFPRTLQEFVRPDGKVMDLAAVDILRHRELGVPRYCEFRRLLRLRAPAGFEELTGDPDLARHMSQLYGGDVEKVDLMVGLFAERLPEGFAFSDTAFRIFILMASRRLNSDRFLAGDFTPAVYTVPGMRWLADNTMASLILRHHPQLRPAMRSVTNAFLPWQRPGVRPGGHDHGGDRGGRPAA; translated from the coding sequence ATGACCAGGACGTCCACGACCGAGCCGCCGAGGAGCAGGGTCGCCGGCAACGGAGCACCCCGGACGACGGCGCAGCCCGGCGCCGCCACGCCCGCGGGCGGCTACCGGCCGGGCCTGCCGTGGCGGGTCTACCGCGCGGCGGCCCAGGCGCTGGACCGGGTCGTCGGCTGGGACCGGCTGCCCGTGCCCCTGGGGCTGGCGGTGATCGCCGGCCTCCGTGATGCGCTGCGCCGGCACAACCTGCACGACACCGGCACGCTGCCGACCACGCAGCCCCCGGCCGTCCCACCGTTCGACCCGCAGGTCCTGACCTCGCGGACGGTGGACGGCAGCTACAACGACCTCGCGGTCCCGTCCGCGGGGATGGCCGGCTCACGGTTCGGGCGCAACGTCCCTCTCGTCGCGGCCGGCCGGCCGGCGCCGGCCGAGGTCGTCGAGCCCAGCCCCCGCGAGGTCAGCCGGCAGCTGATGACCCGGGACGAGCTCATCCCCGCGAGGTCGGTCAACGCGCTCGTCGCCCCGTGGCTGCAGTGGATGATCCGTGACTGGTTCAGCCACGGGAAGAGCCCCACCGAGGACCCGTGGCGGGTCGAGCTGGCCGACGACGACCCGTGGCCCGAGCGCCCCATGCTGATCATGCGCACCCCCGAGGACCCGACCCGCCCGGACACCTCGTCACCGCGGACGTCGGTCAACACCTGCACCCACTGGTGGGACGCCTCGCAGATCTACGGTGTCACCGCCGAGCAGCAGCGCGAGGCCCGGACGTTCGAGGGCGGCAAGCTGCGCGTCGAGGCCGACGGGATGCTGCCGACGCCCAGGAGCAACCACCCCGTTCTCGAGGAACCGGGGTTCTGGCTCGGCCTCGTGCCGCTGCAGACGCTCTTCACCCGCGAGCACAACGCCGTCTGCGACATGCTGACCGACGAGTTCCCCGCGTGGGGCGACGAGCAGCTCTTCCAGCGCGCCCGGCTCGTGGTCGCCGCGCTGACCGCCAAGATCCACACCGTCGAGTGGACCCCGGCCGTCATCAGCCACCCCACCACGGCCGCCGCGCTGCGGGCGAACTGGTGGGGCCTGGCCGGGGAGCGCCTCAGCACCGTCTTCGGCCGGCTCAGCGACAGCGAGCTGGTCAGCGGCATCCCGGGGTCGCCGACGCGGGACTACGGCGTCCCCTATTCCCTGACCGAGGAGTTCACCGCCGTCTACCGCATGCACCCGCTCATGCCGGACCTGTTCGACCTGCGCTCGCACGAGGACGACCGGCGGTACCGGGCGGAGCCCTACAGCCTGCGCGAGCTGGCCGGCCCGGGGTCCCTCGCTCTGCTGGACACCGTGCCGGTGGCCGACCTCCTGTACTCCTTCGGCACCGAGCACCCCGGGCTGGTGACCCTGCACAACTTCCCGAGGACCCTGCAGGAGTTCGTCCGGCCGGACGGGAAGGTCATGGACCTCGCCGCCGTCGACATCCTGCGCCACCGCGAGCTCGGCGTCCCCCGCTACTGCGAGTTCCGGCGGCTGCTGCGGCTGCGGGCGCCCGCCGGCTTCGAGGAGCTGACCGGCGATCCCGACCTGGCGCGCCACATGTCGCAGCTCTACGGCGGGGACGTCGAGAAGGTCGACCTCATGGTCGGGCTGTTCGCCGAGCGCCTGCCCGAGGGGTTCGCGTTCAGCGACACCGCGTTCCGGATCTTCATCCTCATGGCGTCGCGCCGGCTCAACAGCGACCGGTTCCTGGCCGGGGACTTCACCCCGGCGGTCTACACGGTGCCCGGCATGCGCTGGCTGGCGGACAACACCATGGCCTCGTTGATCCTGCGGCACCACCCGCAGCTGCGACCGGCGATGCGGTCGGTGACCAACGCCTTCCTGCCGTGGCAGCGTCCCGGCGTCCGGCCGGGAGGGCACGACCATGGTGGCGACCGGGGTGGACGACCGGCTGCGTGA